The nucleotide sequence aataatcaaagaaaaagcCCAAAGGTTAGTGGTAACAATGGCAGACTTAGCAGAACACTTTATTAGTCAAGAAGGGAGACTTGTATGGTAACAATGAGACACGGAGCAAACACAAAGGGAGTCTGAGAATCCCTCTACCATCAGATGACTGTAATGAAAGACCTATCATATGAGCAAGTTGGGAGAGAACAGTGTATTACAACCTTGCCTATAGTCACTGTTAGAGAGATTAAGATCAGTAATGAGGGGAGCcgtcaattaaaatgaaataaaactgctTATTCCTTTTGTTACTCATTCATAAAACATTCATTGACCACCTATAATACACCAGGCACTGTCTTAGGGATCTGGAGGTGAGCAGGGAATATTTTCTTTGCTTGATACACTTGTAAAATAATTCAGAAGACAGCTGGAAGATCACTAGTTGCAATAGTATGAGAAATGTTCCCTAATACACTTCTGTTGGAGTATAATTGTTTTACGTACTAGGGATCGATTAGCTCTGAGCCAGTTTCCCAGAGACGGAAGTGTTTGAATCGGAACTGGAAAGGTGGGCGTTGCTGTGTATGAGGCCAAAATCATATGATACATGTATTTGGTTGTTTTGAGAGTCCACATCGATCATGTGGGCAAAGCTATTTACTTACTCGTATCAATTACAAAGGCTTAAGCTGCGAGTAACAAAAACTCAGACACATGTtgtttaataataatgaaatttattaATCCATGTATTcaaaattccagaaataaacTGGTCTTCGTTCCTCCCCACTTTCCACTCTGCCATCCTCAGTTTTGATCTCATCTTCGAATTGGGAACAGAGTGGATGCAGAAGTTTTACATATcatacaaaaaagcaaaatgtgcagaggaaaagagacagtGTCCCTCTGGCTCCTTCTTTTAGGGGCAAGGGACTTTTATGGAGGCCAGAATTTTTACTTTCCCTTCTGTCTCATGGGACAACTGCATTCTAAATTGACCACAGGGTTGATTTCTGAATCAATCAATGGAAAAGAAAGTGGAACAAGGATGATTATACTAATGTCACCTTAGCCCACTGGCAGACGTATATAGCCATCGTGGCTTGCTATCTTTCAAGCAGACAATGTAAATATACATCTAAAACCAGGAAAGCAAGATCTGATCATTTGTTCTTTATTTGAACATCACCTCTGAGTATGTTTTCAACTGTTAAGGCACTTACTTTGGGGAGGGGTCTCAGTTTCCTGAAACTGATTCTGGGGTTTTCGCTTCCCCTGTTCTGtccccgcccacacacacacatagtacaTCTATAAAGATACAGCATTGTAAATTTCATCTTTATGTGTTTTCGTCAAAAGAAATTCTTTATCCCACTTAAGTTATAACATTGTGGTGCCAAAATGtcaaacttttttaaagtttgttttttccatAAACAGATGATTTAAATAAGTATTTCTcagaattgaaaaaatatttgacccAGGCAGAATATCGtatgaatattctttttctgGTGTCTAATTTTCCAGCCTTCTTCAAAACAACTGGAATTCAAAGCTGAGCTATAAATCTTGAGCCTCTGAATCTGATCCTTTTCAGTAAAGGCAAAATTGCAAAGCCCATATTATGTGCATTACAAAAGATGATTTCAGAAGTCACTGTAGAGAGATTTAAATTCTACTGCCTTTGCCTTTTAGAATGCAGATATCAAGATGCCCTTTTCCTCTCTAAAACTTCCCCTCACAATTTCAagtgatatctttttttaaaattttatttatttatttaaccgacagagatcacaagtaggcagagcagcaggcagagagagagatggggaagcaggctttccaccaaacggagagcccaatgcggggctgatcccaggacctgagatcatgacctgagcagaaggcagaggcccaacccactgagccaacctggCACCAcgatatcttttattttattttcaaggagtATTTTAATAATCAAGATTACCTTGTGAGCCTAAAAGATGAATTTTCCAAGCTTTAGCTCCACATCCTTTTTAGGGCTTAAGTCACAAAACAGCAGCCAATGGTAATTGTTACCTTTCTTCCCAGTGGGCAATTACTGTTGATGAACAacaatgataatattaataatactcTATACCTCACTCCAAGCAACTGAAGACATTCAAGTTACATTAATATCAATTCATCAAGCCtgcaaggaagggaggggaggatattattttaatgaagaatGTACTCTGGAACCATGACTTATCCAAACAAAAACCAGCTGAGGTGGACCAAGCAAGGATGTGCTTCTATTATCAGGTGGGAAAACAACCTTAGTCAGGAGTTTATTGGACATTTGTTGGGATATTCCTTCGGAGTTGACTCAGCATTCAAATTTCAAAGGGCTGATGTATTGAAAATTGTCTCCATTCCACAAATAATATTTGTCAGGTGACTTGGGGGTATAAATCTCTTTCCTAGAAGCTATAATCATCGACTTAAATTCAACTTTAcaagttgattttctgtttctcaatTTGGAGGTAAACGGAATGAGTCATGCTGGCACCTAGAATCTTCGGTCTTGCTGCTGCCCATTGGTCATTGCAGACAAGTCACATGATGAAGATGCCTTTTAAATAAAGGGACTGGCAGCACTGCATTCCCTAAGTTTCTTTGGCTTTTGGTTGTGAGTGCTTCTGCTCAGCAAGCTTTCCATCATGATTGAGCCCTTCTTGGGAACCTGGAAGATGATCTCCAGTGAAAACTTTGAGGAATACATGAAACAATTGGGTAAGAAATACCATCACGAGATTTGGAAACTGACAATACATTTTGTGATGTGGTTAGGTTTGCATTTTACAATGAATTTTCCTACAATTCTCTCTTTTGTGATCTTAGGAAATAGTCATGTAAGATTAACAAGGTTTGTGTgtctgcttttgatttttttggttaCTAGCAATAGCTGTCTCTGTAGCATACAAGGTTCACAGAAACTTCCTTCTAGTCATTATCTGTATATTTCGGTCCATTTatcctttttgaaaatatttcttcatcCTAGGCCCTCTCTACCTTCATCATTTCAACTAACAACATTTCCTACCTTCAAATTTACAGATAGTAATAGTATCTATGatgaaatttatcatttaaatttgTTTCGAGGTTTGCTTTAAGTTATGACTTCAAAAGAACAATAGcaacaaatgaaatttttagtTGGTTAATATTTAAAGTCTTCATATATggggagatattttaaaaatattttgaagaatttcacatttttaaaaaatattttatttatttatctgacagacagagatcacaagtaggtagagaggcaggcagagagagagaagaagcaggctccctgctgagcagagagtccgatgtggggcttaattccaggaccctgggatcatgacccgagctaaaggcagaggctttaacccaccgagccacccaggcacacccagaatttcaaattttttattaaagaaatggaacatttGCTCATCGACTCTCTCACCGTTGGCTATTTCTCAGAAGTATAAACCCTGTTTAACTTTTAGCTCTACACTCAAGTTGATAAACATCAATTACAATGGCTCAGAACTATAAGAACTAAACTGTTCTCACTAATGCTAGAAGAAGggtaattatttaatatttgttaagtagttttcaatatttaattaaaagaagTCTCCTTTGCAATAATAAACTGTGTATAAAGCcaagaattttcttctttaaatttggCTGAAATGATCAATGCATAACGAGTCACTGTGTGCATAATGGAACATGTGTCCCTTTTTCATACTCAGTATTAACTTTCCCAGGGAGCTTTAAGAAACATATTTCCCTGTTTCTTCATGGATTCATAGACTCTCCTGTTTTGAGTTTAAATATGGCGGCATCTAAGAAACTTTGGGCTTATGGCAAGAGCTGTTTTGATTGGGAGCTGAGCTTAGGCAGAGACTAACAGCTGAGAGCCTACTGTGTGCCATGGCCATGCTAAGTCCTTTCACTTCATCTCCCAGCACACCTAGGAGGCTAGTACCATGGTCATTCATGTTCCGCTACCGAGAAATCTGAAGGTTAGAGAAGGGAAATAGCGCTTGAACTCACAGGTGACAAAGCCCGCACGGGTAACCGTCCGGCTCTTCTCTCTTTCGTGACCTGCAGGTATCACTGCTTCTCTGTAGTCAGGTGTGTCTTGTCAGTTCcacaatgtaaatgtaaaatcGAGTTCGATATTGATACTGAGAAAGAGGACTCCGCTCTTTGGCCTATCCATTACACGAATCAAGTTTGACAATGGGACATCCCCAGCCTGAATAACAGGTCCAGGCTCTAAGTCAAATTGTGCAGTTTGCCTACTTCCTCTTTTCTTGGCCAGATCTGAATGTAATCCACAAATAAGAGAGGAGCTTGGACTTTATTACCTTTTtgaaggatatttatttatttatttatttatttatgggagagcaggagagggggctgagggagagggagagaatcccaagcagacaccctgagcagggaccctgctcaatcctatgaccccgaggtcatgacctgagctgacatcaggagttggacgcttaactgatgaAGCCACCCTGACACTCTGGAGTGTCATTATCTTTTAGAGTAGTTTAGGTACTCTGAAAATTacatttcttattttgcttttatttttttaagtcgctatgattcttttttttttttaaagattttatttatttgagagagaggcagtgagagagagcatgagcgatgagaaggtcagagggagaagcagactccccgtgtagctgggagcctgatgtgggactcgattccgggactccaggatcatgacctgagccgaaagcaatcgtccaaccaactgagccacccaggcgtccaagtTGCTATGATCCTTAAGACTATTAGAAAACCTGTAGCTCTGCTGATTAACAGACACATCACCTAGAATAAGCCTCTCTATGTCTCTAGGACACTGTGTacttatctctaaaatgaggataataacacCCTCTTCACTGTTGTTAGAACACCCCACGAGGTAAGGAATGAGTTCTGATCCCCTAAAAGATACCAGACAGATACACATTTTAGATGAAGCACGAGTCTAGAAGATTTTAGATGAAGCAAAATAGCCTTAAAAAGTGAATTTAGCTTTTCAAAATGTCAAGTGTAATTACTAGATATACCTTCTGAATGGGCTTGCTTGGCTCAACCCTGCTATCACAGTGAGCACTGAAGAAATTATAACACATTACCCAAAACCTGAACGGAGGAAGAATATATTCTCTTTAAATTGCTTTCCGAAAGGGTTGTTAGCACTTCCTAAATGTCTTCTGAAGGCGTGTTGCCTTACAGGGATGAGCACAGCAGCCCGGAACCTGGCAGGGTTAGCAAAGCCAAGAATCAGTATAAGTGCCAATGGGGATGAAGTGAACATCAAAACAGAAAGTTCCTTCAAGAACACTGAGATCTCCTTCAAACTGGGGGAGGAGTTTGATGAAACCACAGCGGACAACCGACAAGTAAAGGTGAGCACTAAGCCTTCCTGGTGTTCTACagtccagaaacaaacaaacaaacaaacaaacaaacaaaaaacctagaagGTCATTGAGCATGGTTCATACATATCTAACTTGATTAATGACCAAGTCAGTTTGGGCTTGTTTTGTTAATTACTATTGAACAGCTCTAAAGCCGACCCCTTTGCAAATTATGCTGATGGTTAACAGGGCCAAAAAcctggacatgttttcatttttttttcctgatctctctttgtcactgTATTAAAGAGTATAGAGAAGAGAACAATTATTCACAATAGTTTAGGTATTGTTTGTCTGGAGAAGAAGGGCATTAATTGAATAATCTCTTGAAATTTCTCTAGTTTGATGATATTAAATTATGATGAGAACTGAGGGGGGAATTTGGGAGGAAAAGAATgtcaaaatagaaatgaaaagtagaTGTCTAGTCTTCCGTAGTTCAGAGTGTAGTGAATTGCTATCCCTAACTGATTCCTTTATGCATTTACAGAGCATCATAACATTAAACAATGGTGCAATGATTCATGTCCAAAAATGGCTTGGCAAAGAGACAACAATCAAAAGACAAATTGTAGATGGAAAAATGGTAGTGGTGAGTTTTCAATAAATTGAATATTTTAGATACTCCTATTTGACGCATGCCTTTCGAGTTCCTCAGTGGCTGTGCATCCTGAATTGAGAGTCTGGGGAAGGAGGTGCAGAGCAAGTTGAAACTGTCATCCACCAACTCTAATAGATCCCTTTCTGCTTTTAGGAATATATCATGAATAAAACTGTCAGCACTCGAATTTATGAAAAGGTATGAAGGAAATGTCTACATCAGTGGAAACTTGTTCACTAACAGGATGCTGGGACTTAAAGAAGATATGCCTCAGGGCCGGTGATTTAAAAATTGTCCAACATAAATTTGCTCAATAAAACCAACAAGTTAAGTACAGTTTTGGAGCTCTGTGATGGTGAGGGTTGGGGACAAATGGATTAACTGGTGAAGTAAGAAGCTACTTGCTCACGATGTGATGATAAGAGCACGAAAGTCCCCTAAGCCTCTGTCCACCCGACTTCCATAAGCCTTGAGTTCCCTTCGGTGGACCTACTCCATTTAGGTTAAGACTTTCTGTCAAAGAGCGCTCTGTGGAAATTCCTGGGACCTCACAGAGGGTCTGATAACACTGGAGATACAATCACTGGCAACTACTTTGGGCTACACAGATGTTGAAAACCGACATTgctgacttttgattttagcAGAAGGCAGCTCTGTTTAAAGTCTTGAGATAGGTCCATCACAAAAAGATCCTGCACCTCATACACTGTGGTTGAATTAttatggaaaaacatttaaaacaattattgtcTTACTTACCGATAAGcccatttaaaataatcaggCTAGGGCGTCTCTCACCACTGTTTACAGCTCAGTCTTTGCAGAATGACATTATGTTAAATGCCAGTCCTGAATTTCTAAATGCCTTGTAAGTATATAGTTGTTAGAACTACACAAAGTACCTTATAATTTCATTCAGGACTGCTGCTAGGAAGTACTCTCGGGGCATAGAGCAAAACAGAGTGATAtaggtaaaattaaaatgtaaagtcTGAAAACCTGAGGCTAGGAAAAAGGGGAAGAGTAAGAATTATGTAAATCTCATGTtgtatcttaaatttaaaaataggtagtagggtgcctgggtggctcagtgggtaagcctctgccttcggctcaggtcatgatttcagggtcctgggatccagccccacatcgggctctctgctcagcagggagcttgcttccctctctctctatgcctgcctctctgcctacttgtgatctctctctctgtcaaataaataaataaaatcttaaaaaaaaataactcctgAGAGTTGTGTTTAATATGTGCTAAAGCAGAATGTCCATGTAGTTTGTTGTCTAAAGAGGAAAAGGGCTGCATCAATAATTATACTCAGACAATAGGCATAAATGGGAACTGCCCTAGGCAACCTGGGGTGAATGGCCACCTTAGTAGGATGAAATTTGAAAGGTAACATACAAAAGCACTGAGCATGGGCTGGGGCAAGAAATGAATCAAGGAAAGTAAGGAGGCCAAGGAAAGGAACTAGGGTTGTCCTATTAAAACCAGAAACATACAGCTGTGCACCTGAAGCCATGGGCTTGGTGGTGGCCACACAGCTGCTGGATATGGGCAGTGACAGTCATTCCTACATGACTTGTGCTCCTCCTTCCTAAAGGAATCAAATGTATACAAAATGTGACCATACTTGCTCTCCAGAAGTCAGAGACTCTCAACCCCCAAGGTGTCCTTGCACAAAGAGGAACATGGGCCAATGGTTCTTTAATCAGAGGACAGTCTGCAAGGTGGATACAGAAGACAGCTACTTAGCAATGCCTCTCAGAGCAGGGTTTGAAAGGGTTCTTACAAGGAAGAAGATCCTACCCTAAAAAGCACTAGGCACTTAATCATTTAAATCTTTGGATTTAtagcatgcctgggtggctgtcggttaaatatctgcctttggctcaggtcatgatcccaggggcccagGACTGAGCTCTGATTGAGCCCaactgagccccatgttaggctccccactcagtggggagtctgcttctctctctgcccctccccaccacttgtatgcactctctctcaaataaataaactctttaaaaattaatctttggATTTACAGAGGCATAATTTAGAAAAGAATaatatggggagtctgcttctctctctgcctctctccaccacttgtatgtgctctctctcaaataaataaactctttaaaaattaatctttggATTTACAGAGGCATAATTTAGAAAAGAATAATATAGTTCTGAATTTTCAAgacttatttctcttctctttatgcCACAGCTCAAGGTACAAAGAGCCTAAATGAAACAAAAGCCTGATGTTGAGTCTTTAGTAGGTTGAATTAAACATACTACTCCTGAGGAatccattcactcaacaaattcCTACTCTGACAACTATTCAAAACCAAGTTAGGTGCTGGAACACAGCACCATCTTAAGCATGGAGTTCACAACTTTTGATGTTGTAAGTAGCCCAGCATCTTGAAGCCCTATTGCTTTTACTTTTATTCTCAGTCAACTCATGTCAAAATtcctgtagaaaaaaaaattcactgaagtTCATACTTAGAATCATTTGTCTTTGCTAAGGACTTTCACATGATCAGTCTCCTGGTATGTCTGACTTGCCTTCAAAAGTCATCATCTATCTGTAAGTAAATTATAACATGCCATATTTGTCAAGTTGTAATGGATTTATCGTTATCTAACTGCAATTATAAAATAGCATGTCACATTTGTTAACTTGTGCTGGAAATAATGGAACTTTTCATTATAGTGACTTGAGGATTAAAAAACCATTATTTATTCACTTTCCAAAGGGGTTTGAAAAGGAAGTGAGAGTAGTTTTTATAAACCACACggggaaatatattttatttttgaatatttttaaccTAAATGACTTAGTAGTAAGTCAAGTTCCAACACATTTCAAATCCACATTGAAGTTTGTGCAAAAGCATTAATTACCCAAAGATCAGTCATATTAAAATCATGATTAATACTACTACCAAAGAATAATTCACCAGATTCCCTTTTTTGGTACCCAGAACTATTTAGTAAATCACCAGCAAAATGATTTGTTTTGAACATTCTTGGTGTATTTGATTTTCGTACTTTTTCACAAAAATGCAATAAACATAAAAGTCCATGATTTTCTTCACTGGCCATAAAAAGATAAGTGACAATTCCAAAGATAATAACCAAGGATAGATGAAAAATTAGGATGAAATATCAGGAAATAACCTAATCTCAAAGTTATAGGTTAAGACTTC is from Meles meles chromosome 1, mMelMel3.1 paternal haplotype, whole genome shotgun sequence and encodes:
- the LOC123947553 gene encoding fatty acid-binding protein 9-like, yielding MIEPFLGTWKMISSENFEEYMKQLGMSTAARNLAGLAKPRISISANGDEVNIKTESSFKNTEISFKLGEEFDETTADNRQVKSIITLNNGAMIHVQKWLGKETTIKRQIVDGKMVVEYIMNKTVSTRIYEKV